DNA from Bos indicus isolate NIAB-ARS_2022 breed Sahiwal x Tharparkar chromosome 15, NIAB-ARS_B.indTharparkar_mat_pri_1.0, whole genome shotgun sequence:
tgccaatgcaggagatgcaggagacatgggttccatccctgggtcaggaagatcccctggagaaggaaatgacaacccagtccagtattcttgcctggaaaatcctgtggatagaggagctgatgggctacagtccatgtggtcacaaagagtcggacacaactgagcaactaaccaaaaaaaacaacaaaaagtgtaAATCATGATGTCATGTTACCCTCCGGAAAGATTACATTAAATGTGTACTCCCAGAACATCATTCTTGTCTTCTTGGACCTGGGGAGGAATTTTTTGAATGTACTCATCAAATATGTATTGATGGTTTACTATCTGACTATTTTGCCTCTCATGGGCCCCTCCCCCAGGATCCACCCCCACATCTAATCTTGGGCACACCCCCTAAACCCAAACATTGCCAAGTCCCTGGCATCAGCCGCCTAGAAAACTGAAACAGGAACCCTCCCCAAACCTGAAGGACCTTCTGCTCAGCTTCCCAAAAGTCCTGCCTGACGCCGTCACTGAGCCGCCTCTccccctttgctttctgcctttattCTCTGGTGGGAGCAACCATGTCCTGGAGTTTCCACGGGAAAATCCAGCTAGGGGGactgctcctttctctccttGGCTGCATCTGCTTATGCGTCACCACTATCCTTCCCCGGTGGAAGACTCTCAGTCTGGAGCTGAACGAAATGGAGACCTGGACCATGGGGCTTTGGGAGGTCTGCGTGGATCAGGAGGAAGTTGCCACCGTGTGCAAAGCCTTTGAGTCCTTCCTGTCTCTGCCCCAGGAGCTCCAGGCGTCCCGCATCCTCATGGTGGCCTCCCATGGGCTCGGACTCATGGGGCTTCTGCTCTCTGGCTTTGGGGCTGAATGCTTCCAGTTTCATAGGATCAGACGGGTGCTTAAAAGGAGGCTTTGCCTCCTGGGAGGGACTTTGGAGGCATCAGCTGCGGCCACTACCCTCCTTCCCGTCTCCTGGGTGGCCTACGCCACAATCCAAGACTTCTGGGATGACAGCATCCCTGAGATTGTGCCTCGGTGGGAGTTTGGAGATGCCCTCTACCTGGGTTGGGCTTCTGGTGTTTTCCTGGCCCTTGGTGGGTTACTCCTCGTCTTCTCAGCCTGCCTGGGAAAAGAAGATGTGACTTTTCCCCACATGGCTGTTCCTACAACAGCCCCACCATCCTGTGCTCCAGCAGAGGTATCTGATGGCTCGTTCTACCTAATGCCAAGACCTAGGACTCTGCTCATCTAGGACAAGCTTCTGCCAAGGAATCTCTGGGACAGAGGAATGTCAGTAGAATCCTTTTTCTTCCTTACCCTCTTCACTCTATATTTGTTTGCCTCATTTTAGGGGTGGTGGTCACTGTCCTGTTTGTTCAGGAATTTGACTGTCTTAGTGATGTGATGATCCtaatttcagaatgaaaaatCAAAGCACAGTTTCTAAAAGCATATTTATctgatttagattttatttacGTAACATGCTGTTAAACTTATGAATTATATACTTGATTCTTCTATTACCAAGGAAAACATTACAAAATTGCATCCATCCTAGAAAAACTAGTCTACTCTACATGTAGATAGAAAAGTTTAAGAATATACCTTGGcaactgaaaatgaaatattgGCCTAGAATAATACCTCAGGATTGGAACCCTCCTTGCCTTCATTTTCAGCTTCAGGTGCATGATTTGAAAGGGAGTGTCACAATATATCTTTGCTGTTTTGTAGATTCTTAATATTCCAAAGGGAAGACATATTCTTATTTCTGCTATGTTAGGAGGCTGTATGTGGTCTGTCTCCCCAACATGAAGGTAAGAAATGGTGTGAGTGAGTGATAGGGTGACCAACAATCCTGGTTTGCCCAGAACAGGGCACTTTCAGC
Protein-coding regions in this window:
- the CLDN25 gene encoding putative claudin-25 translates to MSWSFHGKIQLGGLLLSLLGCICLCVTTILPRWKTLSLELNEMETWTMGLWEVCVDQEEVATVCKAFESFLSLPQELQASRILMVASHGLGLMGLLLSGFGAECFQFHRIRRVLKRRLCLLGGTLEASAAATTLLPVSWVAYATIQDFWDDSIPEIVPRWEFGDALYLGWASGVFLALGGLLLVFSACLGKEDVTFPHMAVPTTAPPSCAPAEVSDGSFYLMPRPRTLLI